A part of Scleropages formosus chromosome 3, fSclFor1.1, whole genome shotgun sequence genomic DNA contains:
- the LOC108940799 gene encoding somatostatin receptor type 2-like, with protein sequence MYLKSTSSIDKMDHWILSSSPPNLSEPMMYETFILGNESQGSPRDGVTHSSDHSFDKTSTVIITFMYFLVCAVGLCGNTLVIYVILRYAKMKTVTNIYILNLAVADELFMLSLPFIAIQLAIVHWPFGGALCRVVMTVDSLNQFTSIFCLMVMSIDRYLAVVHPIKSTKWRKPRVAKTINLAVWGISLLVNLPIVIYSGVIVKNDSCFCTIVWPEPQENYYTAFMFYTFFLGFFLPLTVICLCYLLIIVKVKSSGIRVSSSKRKKSERKVTRMVSIVVAVFVLCWLPFYVFNVTSVTGTISTTPILKSTFDFVVVLGYANSCANPILYAFLSENFKKSFQNVLCLKKVSGLDEIERSDSRQDKSRMMNDATETQSTLLNGDLQTSI encoded by the coding sequence ATGTACCTGAAGTCCACAAGCAGCATCGACAAAATGGACCACTGGATCTTGTCCTCCTCACCCCCAAATCTGTCAGAACCCATGATGTATGAGACCTTCATTTTGGGAAATGAGTCACAAGGCAGTCCTAGAGATGGGGTTACCCACTCCAGTGACCACAGCTTCGATAAAACCAGTACCGTGATCATAACTTTCATGTACTTTTTGGTGTGTGCTGTGGGGCTCTGCGGCAACACCCTGGTCATCTACGTAATTCTACGGTATGCTAAGATGAAGACTGTCACCAACATCTACATCCTTAACCTGGCAGTGGCTGATGAGCTCTTTATGTTGAGCTTACCCTTCATTGCTATCCAGTTAGCCATAGTCCATTGGCCCTTTGGCGGAGCACTCTGTCGGGTGGTCATGACCGTGGACTCTCTTAACCAGTTCACGAGTATCTTTTGCCTAATGGTGATGAGCATTGACCGCTACCTGGCTGTGGTTCACCCCATTAAGTCAACCAAATGGAGGAAGCCTCGAGTGGCCAAGACAATCAATCTAGCCGTATGGGGCATCTCTCTGTTGGTCAACCTGCCCATCGTCATCTACAGCGGTGTGATTGTTAAGAATGACAGCTGCTTCTGTACCATCGTGTGGCCGGAACCACAGGAGAATTACTACACAGCCTTCATGTTCTACACCTTTTTCCTGGGTTTTTTCCTGCCACTTACTGTTATCTGTCTCTGCTATTTGCTCATAATTGTCAAGGTCAAATCCTCCGGGATCAGGGTGAGCTCGTCCAAGCGAAAAAAATCAGAACGGAAGGTGACACGCATGGTTTCCATCGTGGTGGCTGTGTTTGTGCTTTGCTGGCTGCCATTCTACGTCTTCAACGTCACCTCAGTGACAGGCACAATCAGCACCACACCCATACTGAAGAGCACCTTTGACTTTGTGGTGGTCCTGGGCTATGCCAACAGCTGTGCCAACCCCATCCTCTATGCCTTCCTCTCAGAGAATTTCAAGAAGAGCTTTCAGAATGTCCTGTGCCTGAAGAAGGTGAGTGGGCTGGATGAAATCGAGCGTAGTGACAGCCGCCAGGACAAGTCACGGATGATGAACGATGCTACAGAGACACAGAGCACACTGCTGAATGGCGACTTGCAAACCAGCATCTGA